A genomic segment from Diceros bicornis minor isolate mBicDic1 chromosome 5, mDicBic1.mat.cur, whole genome shotgun sequence encodes:
- the LOC131405728 gene encoding mast cell protease 4-like, whose product MHALLLLLVFLCPSEAGAGEIISGIESKPHSRPYMAHLEIITDQGYVAICGGFLISQEFVMTAAHCKGRNFDLQITVTLGAHDMKQEEPTWQKLKVIEQFVHPKYDCFTILNDIMLLKLQTRAELTHAVGTIPLPTSSTFILPGRMCLAAGWGKTGVTEPVSDALREVKLRLMEAKACNHFPFYKHKFQICVGNPRKRRSAFKGDSGGPLLCAGVAHGIASYGRGNAKPPAVFTRISPYVPWINEILKGK is encoded by the exons ATGCATGCCCTTCTCCTTTTGTTGGTCTTTCTCTGTCCttctgaagctggagctg GGGAGATTATTAGTGGCATTGAGTCCAAGCCACACTCCCGCCCCTACATGGCCCATCTGGAAATCATCACTGACCAGGGTTATGTTGCCATCTGTGGTGGGTTTCTCATAAGTCAAGAATTTGTGATGACAGCTGCTCATTGtaaaggaagaaactttgactt GCAAATTACTGTCACTCTCGGAGCTCATGACATGAAACAGGAAGAACCCACGTGGCAGAAGCTGAAAGTCATCGAACAATTTGTTCACCCAAAATATGACTGCTTCACCATTCTCAATGACATCATGTTGCTGAAG CTACAAACGAGAGCCGAGCTGACCCACGCTGTGGGGACaatccccctgcccacctcgtccACCTTTATTCTACCTGGGAGAATGTGCCTGGCAGCTGGCTGGGGGAAAACGGGAGTGACAGAGCCGGTGTCAGATGCTCTGAGGGAGGTGAAGCTGAGACTCATGGAGGCCAAGGCCTGCAACCACTTTCCGTTTTACAAACATAAGTTCCAAATCTGTGTGGGCAATCCCAGGAAGAGAAGATCAGCATTCAAG GGAGATTCTGGGGGCCCCCTTCTGTGTGCCGGGGTGGCCCACGGTATTGCGTCTTATGGACGTGGAAATGCAAAGCCTCCTGCTGTCTTCACTCGAATCTCCCCATATGTGCCCTGGATTAATGAAATTCTAAAGGGCAAGTAG